The following coding sequences lie in one Gorilla gorilla gorilla isolate KB3781 chromosome 5, NHGRI_mGorGor1-v2.1_pri, whole genome shotgun sequence genomic window:
- the KCTD20 gene encoding BTB/POZ domain-containing protein KCTD20 isoform X1, protein MNVHRGSDSDRLLRQEASCLVDDTSAAAQEKEANSLASSGPHNLTYPLGPRNEDLSLDYASQPANLQFPHIMPLAEDIKGSCFQSGNKRNHEPFIAPERFGNSSVGFGSNSHSQAPEKVTLLVDGTRFVVNPQIFTAHPDTMLGRMFGPGREYNFTRPNEKGEYEIAEGISATVFRTVLDYYKTGIINCPDGISIPDLRDTCDYLCINFDFNTIRCQDLSALLHELSNDGAHKQFDHYLEELILPIMVGCAKKGERECHIVVLTDEDSVDWDEDHPPPMGEEYSQILYSSKLYRFFKYIENRDVAKTVLKERGLKNIRIGIEGYPTCKEKIKRRPGGRSEVIYNYVQRPFIQMSWEKEEGKSRHVDFQCVRSKSLTNLVAAGDDVLEDQEILMHHPPQVDELDRLNAPLSQMASNDFQD, encoded by the exons ATGAATGTTCACCGTGGCAGTGACAGTGACAGGTTATTGCGGCAGGAGGCCAGCTGCTTAGTGGATGATACTTCAGCTGCAGcccaagaaaaagaagcaaatagcCTGGCTTCATCTGGTCCTCATAATCTTACTTATCCTCTAGGTCCCAGGAATGAAG ACCTCTCACTTGACTATGCCTCTCAGCCAGCAAATCTTCAGTTCCCTCACATAATGCCCCTTGCTGAAGACATCAAAGGTTCTTGCTTCCAAAGTGGGAATAAACGGAACCATGAACCTTTTATTGCTCCAGAAAGATTTGGAAACAGTAGTGTGGGCTTTGGCAGTAATTCCCATTCCCAAGCACCAGAGAAAGTGACGCTTCTTGTAGATGGCACACGTTTTGTTGTGAATCCACAGATTTTCACTGCTCATCCGGATACCATGCTGGGAAG GATGTTTGGACCAGGAAGAGAGTACAACTTCACTCGGCCCAATGAGAAGGGAGAGTATGAGATTGCTGAAGGCATCAGTGCAACTGTATTTCGCACAGTGCTG GATTATTACAAAACCGGTATCATCAATTGTCCTGATGGCATCTCTATCCCAGATCTTAGAGATACTTGTGATTATCTCTGCATTAATTTTGACTTCAACACTATCCGATGTCAAGATCTGA GTGCTTTACTCCATGAACTGTCTAATGACGGTGCTCATAAGCAGTTTGATCACTACCTCGAAGAGCTCATCTTGCCCATCATGGTGGGCTGTGCCAAGAAAGGAGAGCGAGAGTGCCACATTGTTGTGCTGACGGATGAGGATTCTGTGGACTGGGATGAAGACCATCCTCCACCAATGGGGGAGGAATATTCCCAAA ttctttATAGCTCCAAGCTCTACAGATTCTTCAAATATATTGAGAATAGGGATGTTGCAAAAACAGTGTTAAAGGAACGGGGCCTAAAAAACATTCGCATTGGAattgaag GTTACCCTACctgtaaagaaaaaattaagagaagGCCTGGCGGCCGGTCTGAAGTCATCTATAATTACGTACAACGCCCCTTCATCCAGATGTCAtgggaaaaggaagaagggaagagtcGCCATGTGGATTTCCAGTGTGTTCGAAGCAAATCCCTCACGAATCTGGTAGCTGCTGGAGATGATGTCTTGGAGGACCAGGAGA